A single genomic interval of Candidatus Zixiibacteriota bacterium harbors:
- a CDS encoding dipeptidase, which produces MEARELLQKHIVVEGHRDVYEQLYRLSIGETAPLRDAIAPRLIRDGINVCVYAISGDSYSHSQNTGRYLETALDQIDMFLEEAPRSEGMIQLVRTRGDLPSAVEPGTVKFLLHFEGCMPLRGSLHNLRNFYRLGLRSIQPVWNFRNELGDGVWETRTGGGLTNFGVEVIKEANRLGMVVDLSHMNRQGFFQSLEVATAPLIVSHANACGMLENPRNLDDDQLKAIARQGGLVGILALPERVARKDATLDDLIKHLEYMIDLIGIEHVALGMDFVKYDGPRTLKDRHHPLHKPPLVKGFEEIEDLPNLIDGLLRRGYREEDIAAILGGNYLRVLRTILPERSVI; this is translated from the coding sequence ATGGAGGCCAGGGAGCTCCTGCAGAAACACATCGTCGTGGAGGGACATCGCGACGTCTACGAGCAGCTCTACCGGTTGTCGATCGGCGAGACCGCCCCGCTCCGCGACGCGATCGCGCCGCGCCTGATCCGCGACGGAATCAACGTCTGCGTCTACGCGATCAGCGGCGACTCCTACTCCCACTCGCAGAACACCGGACGCTACCTGGAGACGGCGCTCGACCAGATCGACATGTTCCTCGAGGAGGCGCCGCGGTCCGAAGGCATGATCCAGCTCGTCCGCACGCGCGGCGATCTTCCTTCGGCGGTGGAGCCGGGAACCGTCAAGTTCCTGCTCCACTTCGAGGGCTGCATGCCGCTGCGCGGGAGCCTGCACAACCTCAGGAACTTCTACCGGCTCGGGCTGCGGTCGATCCAGCCGGTGTGGAACTTCCGCAACGAGCTCGGCGACGGGGTCTGGGAAACCCGCACCGGCGGGGGGCTGACCAATTTCGGGGTCGAGGTGATCAAGGAGGCCAACCGCCTCGGCATGGTGGTCGACCTCTCGCACATGAACCGCCAGGGGTTCTTCCAGAGCCTCGAGGTCGCCACCGCGCCGCTGATCGTCAGCCATGCCAACGCCTGCGGCATGCTGGAAAACCCACGCAATCTCGACGACGACCAGCTCAAGGCGATCGCACGCCAGGGCGGGTTGGTGGGAATCCTGGCGCTGCCCGAACGCGTCGCGAGGAAGGATGCGACGCTCGACGACCTGATCAAGCACCTGGAATACATGATCGACCTGATCGGCATCGAGCACGTCGCCCTCGGGATGGATTTCGTCAAGTACGACGGCCCCCGCACGCTCAAGGACCGCCACCACCCGCTCCACAAGCCGCCGCTGGTCAAGGGCTTCGAGGAGATCGAGGACCTGCCCAACCTGATCGACGGCCTGCTGCGGCGCGGTTACAGGGAAGAGGACATCGCCGCGATCCTGGGAGGGAACTACCTGCGGGTGCTCAGGACGATCCTGCCCGAACGGTCCGTGATCTGA